One Lytechinus pictus isolate F3 Inbred chromosome 12, Lp3.0, whole genome shotgun sequence genomic region harbors:
- the LOC129273401 gene encoding anaphase-promoting complex subunit 10-like, producing MSSLGNKIDDIDLNTTGLREIGSQAVWSLSSCKPGFGVDQLRDNSTDTYWQSDGIQPHLVNIQFRRKTTVHSVALYADFKSDESYTPNKISVRAGNNFHDLQEVELLELGEPSGWISIRLADSEGKPIRTFMIQIAALSNHQNGRDTHMRQIRVYAPMQNTTMNNRLPTFSGVDCAMYSTIR from the exons ATGTCAAGTCTTGGGAATAAGATCGATGATATTGATCTGAATACAACAGGACTAAGAGAGATAGGATCTCAGGCTGTTTGGTCCCTCTCATCATGCAAACCAGGGTTTGGAGTAGATCAACTCAGAGACAACTCAACAg atACCTACTGGCAATCAGATGGAATACAGCCGCATCTTGTCAACATCCAGTTCCGTCGTAAGACGACCGTCCACAGCGTTGCTCTCTATGCAGACTTCAAATCGGACGAGAGTTACACACCGAACAAGATCTCCGTTCGCGCAGGGAACAACTTCCACGACCTTCAGGAAGTAGAGTTGCTTGAGCTCGGTGAGCCGAGCGGTTGGATCTCGATACGCCTGGCAGACTCGGAGGGAAAACCCATCAGGACGTTCATGATACAGATTGCTGCATTGTCAAACCATCAGAATGGCAGGGACACACATATGAGACAGATAAGGGTGTATGCACCGATGCAGAACACAACTATGAACAACAGACTGCCAACTTTCTCAGGAGTGGATTGTGCTATGTATAGCACCATAAGGTAG